From Bifidobacterium longum subsp. longum JCM 1217, one genomic window encodes:
- the ruvB gene encoding Holliday junction branch migration DNA helicase RuvB has protein sequence MSETTDYGASNTGANEESLRMVSSQPIGNEPVSDEELRPHVLEGFIGQPRLKAQLQLFLDAARKRDVPPDHILLAGPPGLGKTTLAMIVANELEVPIRVTSGPAVQHAGDLASILSSLDVGEVLFIDEIHRLPRAAEELLYIAMEDFRVDVMVGKGPGASSIPLTLPRFTVIGATTREGMLPSPLRARFGFTAHLDFYPHEELEKLIERSANVLGVNLDAGSAHELALRSRGTPRIANRLLRRVRDWAIVHDLIVVRPDDVKEALALYQIDSEGLDRLDIAVLNAIVRNFNGGPVGLNNLAAMVGEESETVETVCEPYLVREGFMIRTPKGRVATEKAWQHLGITPKDDVSKLF, from the coding sequence ATGAGCGAGACAACGGATTACGGAGCCTCCAACACCGGTGCCAACGAAGAGTCGTTGCGCATGGTCTCCTCCCAGCCGATCGGCAACGAGCCGGTCAGCGACGAGGAGCTGCGCCCCCATGTTCTCGAAGGCTTTATCGGACAGCCACGGCTCAAGGCCCAGCTGCAACTGTTCCTGGACGCGGCCCGCAAACGCGATGTGCCACCGGACCATATTCTGCTTGCCGGCCCTCCTGGCTTGGGCAAAACCACGTTGGCCATGATCGTTGCCAATGAGCTTGAAGTGCCGATTCGCGTGACTTCCGGCCCTGCGGTTCAACATGCCGGTGATCTTGCTTCGATTCTGAGCTCCCTCGACGTCGGCGAAGTGCTGTTCATCGACGAGATCCATCGTCTGCCGCGCGCCGCCGAAGAGCTGCTGTATATCGCGATGGAGGACTTCCGCGTCGATGTGATGGTCGGCAAAGGCCCGGGCGCAAGCTCCATCCCGCTGACCCTGCCGCGATTCACCGTCATCGGTGCCACCACGCGCGAAGGTATGCTGCCAAGCCCGTTGCGCGCACGCTTTGGCTTCACCGCACATCTCGACTTCTATCCGCATGAGGAGTTGGAAAAGCTCATCGAACGTTCGGCCAACGTACTGGGCGTAAACCTTGATGCGGGTTCCGCTCATGAGCTTGCGTTGCGTTCGCGCGGCACGCCGCGTATCGCCAACCGATTGCTACGCCGTGTACGCGACTGGGCCATCGTCCACGACCTGATCGTGGTGCGGCCGGACGACGTCAAGGAGGCGCTGGCCCTGTACCAGATCGACTCCGAAGGCCTCGACCGGCTGGACATCGCCGTGCTCAATGCCATCGTGCGCAACTTCAACGGTGGACCCGTGGGCCTGAACAATCTGGCGGCCATGGTGGGCGAGGAATCGGAAACCGTGGAAACCGTGTGCGAGCCGTATCTCGTGCGCGAAGGTTTTATGATTCGCACGCCCAAAGGCCGCGTGGCTACCGAGAAGGCATGGCAGCATTTGGGAATTACGCCCAAAGATGATGTCAGCAAGCTCTTCTAG
- the ruvA gene encoding Holliday junction branch migration protein RuvA, producing the protein MIGMLTGRVESVETDTALIDVGGVGYEVRMSATDLSRLHAGQDTRVFTYMNLSQDAITLHGFLDRDAKKTFLQLIKVSGIGPKVAQSLLSTLTPSQLAHAIADNDATALAKAPGLGKKGAQKIILELKGSIDLSQIEGASAQAAISKSPVDTGTEQVVEGLISLGWRQQDAQQAVAEACAENDIPTPLATDDVPRVLRLALALMDRGR; encoded by the coding sequence ATGATCGGCATGCTGACCGGGCGGGTTGAATCGGTCGAAACCGATACCGCATTGATTGATGTTGGGGGAGTGGGCTACGAAGTGCGCATGTCCGCCACCGACCTGAGCCGTCTGCACGCCGGGCAAGACACCCGCGTCTTCACCTATATGAACCTCTCTCAGGATGCCATTACCCTGCATGGATTCCTGGATCGGGACGCCAAGAAAACCTTTCTGCAACTCATCAAGGTCTCCGGCATTGGACCTAAAGTGGCCCAATCGTTACTCTCCACACTGACGCCGAGTCAGCTGGCCCACGCCATCGCCGACAACGACGCCACCGCGCTGGCCAAGGCTCCGGGGCTGGGCAAGAAGGGCGCACAGAAAATCATCCTCGAGCTTAAGGGCTCTATTGATTTGAGTCAGATCGAGGGTGCTTCCGCTCAGGCGGCAATATCCAAGTCTCCGGTGGATACCGGTACGGAACAGGTTGTCGAAGGACTGATTTCACTTGGCTGGCGTCAGCAGGACGCCCAACAGGCCGTTGCCGAGGCTTGCGCCGAAAACGATATTCCCACGCCGCTTGCCACCGACGATGTGCCGCGTGTGCTACGTCTGGCTTTGGCGCTGATGGATAGGGGCCGCTGA
- the ruvC gene encoding crossover junction endodeoxyribonuclease RuvC, which produces MIILGVDPGLTRCGVGVIEAGEHRRLSFIHVDVVRSSPDITQDLRLLAIYNGLSEKMDRFAPDAVSIERVFAQSNRNTVLGTAQAAGLAMLAAAQRNIPVALHTPTEAKLAITGNGQAQKIQVERMVTRILNLTKMPTPADAADALALAICHALRPAGALQGGEREQHLTAAQRQWAEAAQKSTRRRINHDRGM; this is translated from the coding sequence GTGATTATCCTTGGCGTCGACCCCGGGCTCACACGTTGCGGGGTCGGCGTGATCGAAGCCGGCGAGCACCGCCGGCTTTCGTTTATTCACGTGGACGTGGTGCGGTCCTCACCGGATATCACCCAGGATCTGCGTCTACTGGCCATCTACAACGGCCTGTCCGAGAAAATGGATCGCTTCGCACCCGATGCCGTATCCATCGAACGAGTGTTCGCACAATCCAACCGCAACACCGTACTCGGTACCGCACAGGCCGCCGGCCTCGCCATGCTCGCCGCCGCGCAACGCAATATTCCCGTGGCGTTGCATACGCCTACCGAAGCCAAGCTGGCTATCACCGGTAACGGGCAGGCGCAGAAGATTCAGGTGGAGCGTATGGTGACACGTATTTTGAACCTCACCAAAATGCCGACTCCCGCCGATGCCGCCGATGCCTTGGCTTTGGCCATTTGCCATGCGCTGCGCCCGGCAGGCGCATTGCAGGGCGGCGAACGCGAACAACATCTGACCGCCGCGCAACGCCAGTGGGCTGAGGCCGCACAGAAATCCACGCGCCGCCGCATCAACCACGACCGAGGCATGTAG
- a CDS encoding YebC/PmpR family DNA-binding transcriptional regulator: protein MSGHSKWATTKHKKAAIDAKRGKLFAKLIKNIEIAARLGGGDPDGNPSLYDAIYKAKKASMPADNIARAVKRGAGAEDGAANYEDIVYEGYAPAGVGLIIECLTDNRNRAAAEVRSTLTKGNGSLATSGSVSFNFERKGQIVVPSEGVDFDKLFETAAEAGAEDVTDDGEVFTVVTGPSDLFTVRKALQEAGFDYDSADQVMQPKNEVELSLEDARKVSKLIDNLDDLDDVQNIYSNWTASDEVMAQLDEE from the coding sequence ATGTCAGGTCATTCCAAGTGGGCGACCACCAAGCACAAGAAGGCCGCCATCGACGCCAAGCGCGGCAAGCTCTTCGCCAAGCTCATCAAGAACATCGAAATCGCCGCCCGCCTCGGCGGCGGCGACCCGGACGGCAACCCGTCCCTGTACGATGCCATCTACAAGGCCAAGAAGGCCTCCATGCCGGCCGACAACATCGCTCGCGCCGTCAAGCGTGGTGCCGGTGCTGAAGATGGTGCCGCCAACTACGAAGACATCGTCTACGAGGGCTACGCTCCTGCCGGCGTTGGCCTCATCATCGAATGCCTGACCGACAACCGCAACCGTGCGGCCGCCGAAGTCCGTTCCACCCTGACCAAGGGCAACGGCTCTCTGGCCACCTCCGGCTCCGTGTCCTTCAACTTCGAGCGCAAGGGCCAGATCGTGGTGCCGTCCGAGGGCGTGGACTTCGACAAGCTGTTCGAAACCGCCGCCGAAGCCGGTGCCGAGGACGTTACCGATGACGGTGAAGTGTTCACCGTTGTGACCGGTCCGTCCGACCTGTTCACCGTGCGCAAGGCTCTGCAGGAAGCCGGCTTCGACTACGATTCCGCCGACCAGGTCATGCAGCCGAAGAACGAGGTCGAGTTGAGCCTTGAGGATGCCCGCAAGGTGTCCAAGCTCATCGACAACCTCGATGACCTCGACGATGTGCAGAACATCTACTCCAACTGGACCGCTTCCGACGAGGTGATGGCCCAGCTCGACGAGGAGTAA
- a CDS encoding HIT family protein: MTDVRVDNPADFPPQEDTVERLWTPQRMTYVLRNSEDRPTKPKTKECPFCAGPKKSDEDGLIAWRGTHVFAIMNLYPYNVGHLMICPYRHVGFITELDDAELFEFEKATTLAMKVMETVSRPDGYNIGINQGEVAGAGVAAHLHQHVVPRWNGDANFMPIVAQTRTMPILLSDQRDAYAQAFEQLAPQYHLPLA, encoded by the coding sequence ATGACTGACGTGCGTGTCGATAATCCGGCGGACTTTCCGCCTCAGGAGGACACGGTCGAACGACTGTGGACTCCGCAGCGCATGACCTATGTGCTGCGCAACAGCGAGGATCGCCCAACCAAGCCCAAGACGAAGGAATGCCCGTTCTGCGCCGGACCCAAAAAATCCGACGAAGACGGCCTCATCGCCTGGCGTGGCACGCACGTGTTCGCCATCATGAACCTCTACCCATACAATGTCGGGCATCTCATGATTTGCCCGTACCGTCACGTCGGATTCATCACCGAACTCGACGATGCCGAACTGTTCGAATTCGAGAAGGCCACCACCCTCGCCATGAAGGTGATGGAGACCGTCTCCCGTCCGGACGGATACAACATCGGCATCAATCAGGGCGAGGTCGCGGGTGCCGGAGTCGCCGCGCACCTGCACCAGCATGTGGTGCCGCGTTGGAATGGCGATGCGAACTTCATGCCCATCGTCGCCCAGACGCGTACCATGCCGATTCTGCTGTCCGACCAGCGAGACGCCTATGCCCAGGCATTCGAACAGCTGGCCCCGCAGTATCATTTGCCGCTTGCCTGA
- the thrS gene encoding threonine--tRNA ligase — protein MAQATISITVNGEAKEVEATTTGVELFAEDKNIIAVKINGENRDLYTPLNDGDTVDPIALDSEDGLAIMRHSATHVMAQAVQEVYPNAKLGVGPVIKDGFYYDFQVDQPFTPNDLKDIEKRMQRIIKSSQSFRRRSVTEEEALKEEADQPFKIELIEDKEAHLDPAAATEISEKELSFYDNVDRDGNVVWKDLCRGPHLPNTRYIKAFKIERSAAAYWRGSEKNPTMQRVYGTAWATKEDLKAYQTRLEEAAKRDHRKLGAEMDLFSFPDEIGPGLAVFHPKGAAVINAMEDYSREMHRKHHYSFVQTPHITKGGLYETSGHLHWYKDGMYPPMHLDEEKDVDGNITKPGADYYLKPMNCPMHNLIFKSRQRSYRELPLRLFEFGTVYRYEKSGEVHGLTRVRGLTQDDSHIYCTREQMKDELTSLLTFVLNLLKDFGLTDFYLELSTKDPNKYVGSDEIWEEATNTLAEVAKESNLELVDDPCGAAFYGPKISVQARDAIGRTWQVSTIQLDFNLPERFQLEYIAKDGTHQRPVMIHRALFGSIERFFAVLLEHYAGAFPAWLAPVQVLGVPVADEFAPHLAGFVKSLEDEMVRCEIDYSDDRFGKKIRNASKSKVPFILIVGEEDMNNNAVSFRFRDGSQLNGVPVDTAREQILTVIKKRVQVNSADDFNAAVAE, from the coding sequence ATGGCGCAAGCTACCATCTCCATAACCGTCAACGGCGAAGCGAAGGAGGTGGAAGCAACCACCACCGGCGTAGAACTGTTCGCGGAAGACAAGAACATCATCGCGGTCAAGATCAACGGCGAGAACCGTGACCTGTACACGCCGCTGAACGATGGCGACACCGTCGACCCCATCGCCCTCGACTCCGAAGACGGCCTCGCAATCATGCGTCACTCGGCCACCCACGTCATGGCCCAGGCCGTGCAGGAAGTCTACCCGAACGCCAAGCTCGGCGTCGGCCCCGTCATCAAGGACGGCTTCTACTACGACTTCCAGGTCGACCAGCCCTTCACCCCGAACGACCTCAAGGACATCGAGAAGCGCATGCAGCGCATCATCAAGTCCTCCCAGTCCTTCCGCCGCCGTTCCGTGACCGAGGAAGAGGCTCTGAAGGAAGAGGCCGACCAGCCCTTTAAGATCGAACTGATCGAAGACAAGGAAGCACACCTCGACCCGGCCGCCGCCACCGAGATCTCCGAAAAGGAGCTCAGCTTCTACGACAACGTAGACCGTGATGGCAATGTGGTTTGGAAGGACCTGTGCCGCGGCCCGCACCTGCCGAACACCCGCTACATCAAGGCCTTCAAGATCGAGCGTTCCGCCGCCGCCTACTGGCGTGGTTCCGAGAAGAACCCGACCATGCAGCGCGTCTACGGCACCGCATGGGCCACCAAGGAAGACCTCAAGGCCTACCAGACCCGCCTGGAAGAAGCCGCCAAGCGCGATCACCGCAAGCTCGGCGCCGAGATGGACCTGTTCTCCTTCCCGGATGAAATTGGCCCCGGCCTGGCCGTGTTCCACCCGAAGGGTGCCGCCGTGATCAACGCTATGGAGGACTACTCCCGTGAGATGCACCGCAAGCACCACTACAGCTTCGTGCAGACCCCGCACATCACCAAGGGCGGCCTGTACGAGACCTCCGGCCACCTGCACTGGTACAAGGACGGCATGTACCCGCCCATGCACCTCGACGAGGAGAAGGACGTGGACGGCAACATCACCAAGCCGGGCGCCGACTACTACCTCAAGCCGATGAACTGCCCGATGCACAACCTCATCTTCAAGTCGCGCCAGCGCTCCTACCGCGAGCTGCCGCTGCGCCTCTTCGAGTTCGGCACCGTGTACCGCTACGAGAAGTCCGGCGAGGTCCACGGCCTGACCCGTGTGCGCGGCCTCACCCAGGACGACTCCCACATCTACTGCACCCGCGAGCAGATGAAGGACGAGCTCACCAGCCTGCTCACCTTCGTGCTGAACCTGCTCAAGGACTTTGGCCTGACCGACTTCTACCTCGAGCTGTCCACCAAGGACCCGAACAAGTACGTCGGCTCCGACGAGATCTGGGAGGAGGCCACCAACACGCTCGCCGAGGTCGCCAAGGAATCCAACCTCGAGCTCGTCGACGATCCGTGCGGCGCCGCCTTCTACGGCCCGAAGATCTCCGTGCAGGCCCGCGACGCCATCGGCCGCACCTGGCAGGTCTCGACCATCCAGCTCGACTTCAACCTGCCGGAGCGCTTCCAGCTCGAGTACATCGCGAAGGACGGCACCCACCAGCGCCCGGTGATGATTCACCGCGCCCTGTTCGGCTCCATCGAACGCTTCTTCGCCGTGCTGCTCGAGCACTACGCAGGTGCCTTCCCGGCGTGGCTGGCCCCCGTGCAGGTGCTCGGCGTGCCGGTTGCCGACGAGTTTGCCCCGCATCTGGCCGGCTTCGTCAAGTCCCTTGAAGATGAGATGGTCCGTTGCGAGATCGACTACTCCGACGATCGCTTCGGCAAGAAGATTCGCAACGCCTCCAAGTCCAAGGTGCCGTTCATCCTCATCGTCGGTGAGGAAGACATGAACAACAACGCGGTCAGCTTCCGCTTCCGCGACGGTAGCCAGCTCAACGGTGTGCCGGTGGACACTGCTCGCGAGCAGATTCTCACCGTCATCAAGAAGCGCGTCCAGGTGAACTCCGCCGACGACTTCAACGCTGCTGTGGCTGAGTGA
- a CDS encoding PAC2 family protein, whose amino-acid sequence MSEAAKDTGAVLIAAFEGWNDACQAATNAVRHLVKRYESREIRHIRCDDFYDYQVARPMLCHVSGRTNLIWPQTTFYDITLDAGKHIYAQIAPEPNYRWKEYCSQSLAIADELDVNRIITLGSMFSDCPHTRPLPIAVSDGDCQCEGDRSYNGPVGIPTVLDVAAAQQGFAHSSMWVSIPQYLGSDECSAGTMRLLDALGKHIGFTFDTADLKQKAEQWKAQASILVRCNDQLHDYVEHLEHDYDLQQKAEAEASLGAPQAEQLVKEAEAFLRQMGN is encoded by the coding sequence ATGAGTGAAGCAGCGAAGGACACCGGCGCAGTATTGATCGCCGCATTCGAGGGATGGAATGATGCCTGTCAGGCGGCGACGAACGCGGTGCGCCATCTGGTCAAGCGATATGAGTCCCGCGAGATTCGTCATATTAGATGTGATGATTTCTATGACTATCAGGTTGCCCGTCCTATGCTGTGCCATGTTTCGGGACGCACCAATCTTATCTGGCCGCAGACCACGTTCTACGACATCACGTTGGACGCAGGCAAGCATATCTATGCGCAGATCGCCCCCGAACCGAACTATCGGTGGAAGGAATACTGTAGCCAGAGTCTGGCCATTGCCGATGAGCTGGATGTCAATCGGATCATTACGTTAGGTTCGATGTTCTCCGATTGCCCGCATACCCGTCCGTTGCCCATCGCCGTCAGCGACGGAGACTGTCAATGCGAAGGAGACCGGTCGTATAACGGCCCGGTAGGCATTCCTACCGTTTTGGATGTGGCCGCCGCGCAGCAAGGTTTTGCTCATTCCTCGATGTGGGTGTCCATCCCCCAATATTTGGGCAGCGACGAATGTTCTGCCGGCACTATGCGATTGCTGGATGCGTTGGGCAAGCATATCGGCTTCACCTTCGATACGGCAGATCTGAAGCAGAAAGCCGAACAGTGGAAGGCGCAAGCCTCGATACTGGTTCGTTGTAATGACCAGCTTCACGATTACGTGGAGCATTTGGAGCACGACTACGACTTGCAGCAGAAAGCCGAGGCGGAGGCTTCCTTGGGAGCGCCCCAGGCCGAACAACTAGTCAAAGAAGCAGAAGCGTTTCTGCGCCAGATGGGCAATTAG
- the uppP gene encoding undecaprenyl-diphosphatase UppP yields MNFFQAIILGIVQALTEYLPVSSSAHIRIFGDLMLGSDPGAAFTAIIQIGTELAVILYFRHDIINILTHWFSCLFGKNGKDWKARMGRGDNYATLGWNIIVGSIPIIILGFTLQNVIETSLRNLWITVTVLLVFGILLWMVDAKARQNKTMNDMTYRDAFLFGLGQSMALIPGVSRSGGTITVGRALGYTREAAVRLSFLMAIPAVFGSGLLEAIKAVKNYKTDAMFPGWGPTLVAMVISFVLGYIVIIGFLKFVSNFSYKAFAIYRIGLAVVVALLLIVGVLPAIDPSVAAAA; encoded by the coding sequence ATGAATTTTTTCCAAGCGATCATTCTCGGCATCGTTCAGGCGCTGACCGAGTATCTCCCGGTATCCTCCAGCGCGCATATCCGTATTTTCGGCGATTTGATGCTGGGCTCTGATCCCGGTGCGGCGTTTACCGCCATCATCCAAATCGGCACCGAACTTGCGGTGATTCTGTATTTCCGTCACGACATCATCAATATCCTTACTCACTGGTTCAGCTGCCTGTTCGGCAAGAACGGCAAGGATTGGAAGGCCCGCATGGGCCGCGGCGACAATTACGCCACACTCGGCTGGAACATTATCGTCGGCTCGATTCCGATTATCATCCTCGGCTTCACTCTGCAGAACGTCATCGAGACCTCGTTGCGCAACCTGTGGATTACGGTAACCGTGCTGTTGGTATTCGGCATTCTGCTGTGGATGGTGGATGCCAAGGCTCGCCAGAACAAAACCATGAATGATATGACGTATCGTGATGCGTTCCTCTTCGGTTTGGGCCAGTCCATGGCGCTGATTCCTGGTGTGTCCCGCTCCGGCGGCACCATCACCGTCGGTCGCGCACTGGGCTACACGCGTGAGGCCGCTGTACGTCTGAGCTTCCTGATGGCCATCCCCGCGGTGTTCGGCTCAGGTTTGCTCGAAGCCATCAAGGCCGTGAAGAACTACAAAACCGATGCGATGTTCCCCGGCTGGGGGCCGACCCTCGTAGCCATGGTCATCAGCTTCGTACTCGGCTACATCGTGATCATCGGATTCCTGAAGTTCGTATCGAACTTCTCCTATAAGGCCTTCGCCATCTACCGCATCGGTTTGGCTGTGGTCGTCGCCTTGCTGCTGATTGTGGGCGTGCTGCCGGCCATCGATCCCTCCGTGGCGGCTGCGGCATAA